A genome region from Methylohalobius crimeensis 10Ki includes the following:
- the tuf gene encoding elongation factor Tu, translating to MAKQKFERTKPHVNVGTIGHVDHGKTTLTAALTKMSAETYQGAEFRAYDQIDNAPEERERGITIATAHVEYETSNRHYAHVDCPGHADYVKNMITGAAQMDGAILVVSAADGPMPQTREHILLARQVGVPCIVVYLNKADMVDDEELLELVEMEVRELLSQYEFPGDDVPVTIGSALKALEGDQSDIGVPSIIKLMESMDEYIPEPERPVDQPFLMPIEDVFSISGRGTVVTGRVERGKVRVGDEIEIVGIKDTTKTTVTGVEMFRKLLDEGVAGDNVGVLLRGTKRDEVERGQVLAKPASITPHTHFEAEVYVLSKEEGGRHTPFFNGYRPQFYFRTTDVTGSVDLPEGVEMVMPGDNVKITVRLIAPIAMEDGLRFAIREGGRTVGAGVVSKIIE from the coding sequence GTGGCCAAGCAGAAGTTTGAGCGGACGAAGCCGCATGTGAATGTGGGGACGATTGGTCATGTGGACCATGGTAAGACGACGTTGACGGCGGCGTTGACGAAGATGTCGGCGGAGACCTATCAGGGGGCGGAGTTTCGGGCATACGACCAGATTGACAACGCGCCGGAAGAGCGGGAGCGAGGGATCACGATTGCCACGGCGCACGTGGAGTACGAGACCTCGAATCGCCACTACGCGCACGTGGACTGCCCGGGTCACGCGGACTACGTGAAGAACATGATCACCGGGGCGGCGCAGATGGACGGCGCGATTCTGGTGGTATCGGCGGCGGACGGACCGATGCCGCAGACGCGGGAACACATTCTCCTGGCGCGTCAGGTGGGCGTGCCGTGCATCGTGGTCTACCTGAACAAGGCGGACATGGTGGACGACGAAGAACTGCTGGAGCTGGTGGAAATGGAAGTTCGGGAGCTTTTGAGCCAATACGAATTTCCCGGCGACGACGTGCCGGTGACCATCGGCAGCGCCTTGAAAGCCCTGGAAGGGGATCAAAGCGACATCGGCGTGCCGTCGATCATCAAGCTGATGGAGTCGATGGACGAATACATTCCCGAGCCCGAGCGGCCGGTGGACCAGCCCTTCCTGATGCCGATCGAAGACGTGTTTTCCATCTCCGGCCGTGGCACCGTGGTGACCGGTCGCGTGGAACGCGGCAAAGTCCGAGTGGGCGACGAAATTGAAATCGTGGGGATCAAGGACACCACCAAGACCACCGTGACCGGCGTGGAAATGTTCCGCAAGCTGCTGGACGAAGGGGTGGCCGGGGACAACGTGGGGGTGCTGCTCCGGGGCACCAAGCGTGACGAAGTGGAGCGCGGCCAAGTGCTGGCCAAGCCCGCCAGCATCACCCCGCACACCCATTTTGAAGCGGAAGTCTACGTGTTGTCGAAGGAAGAAGGCGGACGCCACACCCCGTTTTTCAACGGCTATCGGCCGCAATTCTACTTCCGGACCACGGACGTGACCGGCTCGGTGGATTTGCCGGAAGGGGTTGAAATGGTGATGCCCGGAGACAATGTGAAGATCACGGTGAGACTGATTGCCCCGATTGCGATGGAGGACGGGTTGCGGTTTGCGATCCGGGAAGGCGGTCGGACCGTCGGTGCCGGCGTCGTCTCCAAAATCATCGAGTAA
- the rpsJ gene encoding 30S ribosomal protein S10: MDKRQRIRIRLKGFDHRLVEQSTYEIVETAKRTGAQVLGPIPLPTRKERYTLLISPHVNKDARDQYEIRTHKRLIDIVEPTDKTVDALMKLDLAAGVDVQIKLN, encoded by the coding sequence ATGGATAAGCGACAACGTATTCGAATTCGGTTGAAAGGGTTCGACCATCGCCTGGTCGAGCAATCCACCTATGAGATTGTCGAGACTGCGAAGCGGACCGGGGCCCAGGTGTTGGGCCCCATCCCTCTGCCGACCAGAAAAGAACGATATACGCTCCTGATTTCGCCGCACGTCAATAAGGATGCGCGGGACCAATACGAAATCAGAACTCATAAGCGGTTGATCGATATCGTCGAGCCGACCGACAAAACGGTCGATGCGCTGATGAAGCTGGACTTGGCGGCCGGTGTCGACGTGCAAATTAAGTTGAATTGA
- the rplC gene encoding 50S ribosomal protein L3, producing MAIGLVGRKYGMTRVFTEDGKSVPVTVVQVEENRVTQLRTLERDGYRAVQVTTGNRKPSRLPKPEAGHFAKVGVEPGRNCWEFRMEDGEGEGLEVGSAFGVDVFEEGQYVDVSGLTLGKGFAGTIKRHNFRSQDATHGNSVSHRVPGSIGQNQTPGKVFKGKKMAGRMGNVRRTVQNLQVVSVDKERSLLLIKGAIPGHKGADVFVRPAVKK from the coding sequence ATGGCGATTGGATTAGTCGGGCGCAAATACGGAATGACCCGCGTGTTTACCGAGGATGGAAAGTCCGTGCCGGTAACCGTGGTTCAAGTGGAGGAAAATCGTGTTACCCAGTTGCGGACCTTGGAGCGCGACGGTTATCGGGCGGTACAGGTCACCACGGGCAATCGGAAGCCTTCACGTCTCCCCAAGCCGGAAGCCGGTCACTTCGCCAAGGTCGGCGTCGAACCGGGGCGCAACTGTTGGGAATTCCGCATGGAAGACGGCGAAGGGGAAGGGTTGGAAGTCGGTTCCGCCTTCGGCGTGGATGTCTTCGAGGAAGGTCAGTACGTGGATGTTTCCGGCCTGACGCTGGGGAAAGGATTTGCCGGAACCATTAAGCGCCACAATTTTAGAAGCCAGGATGCGACCCACGGGAACTCCGTGTCCCACAGGGTGCCGGGTTCGATCGGTCAAAACCAAACCCCGGGTAAAGTCTTTAAAGGCAAGAAAATGGCCGGACGCATGGGTAATGTCCGTCGGACGGTGCAGAATCTGCAGGTGGTGTCCGTGGACAAGGAGCGGAGCCTGCTCTTGATTAAAGGCGCAATCCCCGGCCATAAAGGCGCCGATGTTTTTGTCCGGCCCGCGGTAAAGAAGTAA
- the rplD gene encoding 50S ribosomal protein L4, which yields MSVEIPVISEKDSAQPVPVSGDVFGYEYNEALVYQLVTTYLNNGRTGTKAQKNRSAVSGGGKKPWRQKGTGRARAGTIRSPLWRGGGATFAASPREYHMKLNKKMYRTGMRTIVSELLRQSRLQVSADLIPAEPKTKLVAEKLKDYGLLAERQRVLILVDRKDPMLTLAVRNIPDIQVSEAGRVDPVSLVAADKVVVTSAAAKVLEERLG from the coding sequence ATGAGTGTTGAAATTCCAGTCATCAGCGAGAAGGATTCCGCGCAACCGGTACCGGTATCGGGGGACGTGTTCGGGTACGAGTATAACGAGGCCCTGGTCTACCAATTGGTGACCACCTATCTGAATAATGGCCGTACCGGAACGAAGGCCCAGAAAAACCGTTCCGCCGTTAGCGGAGGGGGTAAAAAGCCTTGGCGCCAAAAAGGCACCGGTCGGGCTCGTGCGGGGACTATTCGCAGTCCGTTGTGGCGCGGGGGTGGAGCCACCTTTGCCGCATCGCCCCGTGAGTACCACATGAAGTTGAATAAAAAAATGTACCGGACGGGAATGCGGACCATCGTGTCGGAATTGCTGCGTCAAAGCCGGCTGCAGGTGAGTGCAGACTTGATTCCGGCGGAACCCAAAACGAAGCTGGTTGCAGAGAAGCTGAAGGATTACGGTCTGCTTGCGGAGCGGCAACGTGTTCTGATCCTGGTGGATCGGAAGGATCCCATGCTCACCTTGGCAGTGAGGAATATTCCGGATATCCAGGTAAGCGAAGCCGGCCGGGTCGATCCGGTGTCCTTGGTGGCGGCGGACAAGGTGGTGGTGACATCGGCTGCGGCGAAGGTATTAGAGGAGCGCTTGGGATGA
- the rplW gene encoding 50S ribosomal protein L23 — MNQLALMKVLLAPVISEKSTGLADNENRFVFKVRKDATKLQVRKAVELMFEVEVDSVQLLNMKGKAKRFGRLAGKRSDWKKAYVRLKPGHEIDLSIS; from the coding sequence ATGAATCAGTTGGCATTGATGAAAGTCTTGCTGGCGCCCGTCATTTCGGAAAAGAGCACGGGGCTGGCGGACAACGAGAACAGATTTGTATTCAAAGTACGTAAGGACGCCACCAAGCTTCAGGTGAGAAAAGCGGTTGAGCTGATGTTCGAAGTGGAAGTCGATTCGGTTCAGTTGTTGAACATGAAGGGCAAGGCCAAGCGATTCGGGCGACTGGCGGGCAAGCGGTCCGACTGGAAAAAAGCATACGTGCGATTGAAGCCGGGCCACGAAATCGATCTCTCGATTTCTTGA
- the rplB gene encoding 50S ribosomal protein L2 has translation MAIVKSKPTSPGRRYSVRVKTGELHKGDPYEPLVEKLSKSGGRNNAGRISTRHQGGGHKRRYRVIDFKRDKTGVPGKVERLEYDPNRTAHLALILYRDGERRYIVAPKGLQVGDEILSDRETPVKAGNSMPLRNVPVGTHIHCVEMKPGKGAQLARSAGASVQLLAKEGVYATLRLRSGEMRKVHIDCRAVIGEVGNSEHSLIALGKAGASRWRGRRPTVRGVAMNPVDHPHGGGEGRNKGKHPTSPWGQPTKGAKTRRNKRTDAMIVRRRKTKK, from the coding sequence ATGGCAATTGTCAAAAGCAAGCCGACTTCTCCGGGGCGTCGTTATTCCGTCCGCGTCAAAACCGGAGAATTGCACAAGGGCGATCCGTACGAGCCCCTGGTGGAAAAGCTGTCCAAGTCGGGCGGTCGCAACAATGCGGGTCGAATCTCCACCCGTCATCAGGGAGGCGGGCATAAACGGCGTTATCGCGTCATCGATTTCAAACGCGATAAAACCGGGGTGCCGGGGAAAGTGGAGCGGCTGGAATACGATCCCAATCGAACCGCCCATTTGGCACTCATTTTGTATCGCGACGGCGAACGGCGCTACATTGTTGCGCCCAAGGGCTTGCAGGTCGGCGACGAGATCCTTTCCGATCGGGAAACCCCGGTCAAGGCGGGCAACTCGATGCCGCTGCGCAATGTTCCGGTGGGTACCCACATTCATTGCGTTGAAATGAAGCCGGGGAAAGGTGCCCAGTTGGCGCGCAGCGCCGGTGCGTCGGTTCAGCTGCTGGCAAAGGAAGGGGTGTACGCCACTTTACGGCTACGTTCCGGTGAAATGCGCAAAGTTCACATCGACTGCCGGGCGGTGATCGGCGAAGTCGGCAATTCAGAGCACAGCCTGATTGCTTTGGGGAAAGCGGGAGCAAGCCGCTGGCGTGGCCGGCGTCCCACCGTGCGCGGTGTGGCCATGAACCCGGTGGACCATCCCCACGGCGGCGGTGAAGGTCGGAATAAAGGCAAGCACCCCACTTCCCCTTGGGGGCAGCCGACCAAGGGTGCCAAGACTCGTCGCAACAAACGCACCGACGCGATGATTGTACGGCGGCGGAAGACGAAGAAGTAA
- the rpsS gene encoding 30S ribosomal protein S19 — protein MPRSVKKGPFIDHHLMKKVEQSIESKSKKPIKTWSRRSMIMPEMIGLTIAVHNGRQHVPVLISENMVGHKLGEFAPTRSYRGHAADKKSR, from the coding sequence GTGCCACGTTCGGTAAAGAAAGGTCCGTTCATCGATCATCATCTGATGAAAAAGGTCGAGCAATCGATCGAAAGCAAAAGTAAGAAACCGATTAAAACTTGGTCTCGGCGTTCCATGATCATGCCCGAAATGATCGGTCTGACGATCGCCGTCCATAATGGTCGCCAACATGTTCCGGTATTGATTTCCGAAAACATGGTAGGGCATAAATTGGGAGAGTTTGCTCCGACCCGCAGCTATCGCGGTCATGCGGCAGACAAGAAATCAAGATAA
- the rplV gene encoding 50S ribosomal protein L22, with protein MEVAAKLRYARVSAQKCRLTADQIRGLSVDQALDALRFSNKKAAALVRKVLESAIANAEHNEGLDVDELKVSTIQVDEGPTMKRFKARAKGRASQILKRTCHITVKVAESE; from the coding sequence ATGGAAGTAGCAGCAAAATTGCGTTACGCGCGGGTTTCTGCCCAGAAATGTCGTTTAACGGCCGATCAGATCCGCGGACTGTCGGTGGATCAGGCATTGGATGCCTTGCGGTTCAGCAACAAGAAGGCGGCGGCATTGGTCAGAAAGGTACTGGAATCGGCTATCGCCAACGCCGAGCACAACGAAGGCCTGGATGTGGACGAGCTGAAAGTTTCCACGATTCAAGTGGACGAAGGGCCGACCATGAAGCGTTTTAAGGCGCGGGCGAAAGGGCGCGCCAGCCAGATTCTGAAACGTACCTGTCATATCACCGTCAAAGTAGCTGAAAGCGAGTAA
- the rpsC gene encoding 30S ribosomal protein S3 — protein sequence MGHKVHPIGIRLGNIKDWNSRWYANSKNYPVLLHQDLEVRGFIKQRLAHASVSRIQINRAANNAQITIHTARPGLVIGKKGADIDQLRREVASKLRIPLQINVEEIRKPELDAQLVAEGVAQQLEKRIMFRRAMKRAVQNTMRLGAEGIKINVGGRLNGAEIARSEWYREGRVPLHTLRADIDYGFAEAQTTYGVIGVKVWIFKGEVFEQTARSEGK from the coding sequence ATGGGACATAAAGTTCATCCAATTGGGATACGGCTGGGAAATATCAAGGATTGGAATTCGCGCTGGTACGCCAATTCCAAGAACTATCCCGTGCTTCTGCACCAGGATCTGGAAGTGCGTGGTTTCATCAAACAACGGCTGGCTCACGCATCGGTAAGCCGTATCCAAATCAACCGCGCCGCGAATAACGCCCAGATCACCATTCACACTGCCCGGCCCGGTCTGGTCATCGGCAAGAAAGGAGCGGATATCGATCAATTGCGTCGGGAAGTCGCTTCCAAATTGCGGATTCCTCTCCAGATCAATGTGGAAGAGATTCGCAAGCCGGAGCTCGATGCGCAATTGGTGGCTGAAGGCGTAGCGCAGCAATTGGAGAAACGGATTATGTTCCGTCGGGCGATGAAACGCGCCGTGCAAAATACCATGCGCCTGGGAGCCGAAGGCATCAAAATCAACGTGGGCGGCCGGTTGAATGGGGCGGAAATCGCCCGAAGCGAATGGTACCGAGAAGGACGAGTGCCCTTGCATACTTTGCGGGCGGATATCGATTACGGCTTCGCCGAGGCGCAAACCACCTACGGGGTGATCGGCGTCAAGGTTTGGATCTTCAAGGGCGAAGTGTTCGAGCAGACCGCTCGGTCCGAAGGAAAATAG
- the rplP gene encoding 50S ribosomal protein L16 has protein sequence MLQPKRTKYRKQQKGRNTGLALRGNKVSFGEYGLKATGRGRITSRQIEAARRAITRHVRRGGKLWIRVFPDKPISKKPLEVRMGKGKGSVEYWVAEVKPGMMLYEIEGIPEDVAREAFRLASAKLPVKTIFSVRTVM, from the coding sequence ATGCTTCAGCCTAAACGAACCAAATATCGGAAACAGCAGAAAGGCCGGAACACGGGTCTGGCGCTACGCGGCAACAAGGTGAGCTTCGGCGAATACGGTCTCAAAGCGACTGGCCGGGGCCGCATTACCTCGCGTCAAATCGAGGCGGCACGGCGGGCGATTACCCGACATGTGCGCCGGGGCGGAAAGCTGTGGATTCGGGTATTTCCGGATAAGCCGATCAGCAAAAAACCCTTGGAAGTCCGAATGGGGAAAGGTAAAGGCAGCGTGGAGTACTGGGTGGCCGAGGTGAAGCCCGGGATGATGCTGTATGAAATCGAGGGTATTCCCGAAGACGTTGCCCGGGAGGCGTTCCGGTTGGCGTCGGCCAAATTGCCGGTGAAAACCATATTTTCTGTGCGGACGGTGATGTGA
- the rpmC gene encoding 50S ribosomal protein L29, translating to MKASELREKNQEELQGLLTDLHKEYFNLTMQKGTGALSQPDQLKTVRRDMARVKTILGEMARA from the coding sequence ATGAAGGCGAGCGAGTTGCGAGAAAAGAATCAAGAGGAGCTGCAAGGTCTGTTAACGGATCTGCATAAAGAATATTTCAATCTGACCATGCAGAAGGGCACCGGTGCTTTGAGCCAGCCGGATCAATTGAAGACAGTCCGCCGCGATATGGCGCGGGTTAAGACGATATTGGGCGAAATGGCGAGAGCATAA
- the rpsQ gene encoding 30S ribosomal protein S17, with product MSENQEKLRTLVGRVVSDRMDKTVTVHVERMVKHPLYGKYIKRSTKLLAHDEDNQCRAGDRVAITSCRPLSKRKAWTLVKVLEKAK from the coding sequence ATGAGCGAGAATCAGGAAAAATTGCGGACACTGGTCGGCCGAGTGGTCAGCGACAGAATGGACAAGACCGTCACGGTCCACGTGGAGCGCATGGTCAAGCACCCCTTGTACGGAAAATATATCAAGCGCTCCACTAAATTGCTCGCCCACGACGAAGACAATCAGTGCCGGGCAGGCGATCGGGTCGCCATTACTTCTTGCCGCCCATTGTCGAAGCGTAAGGCATGGACGCTGGTCAAGGTTTTGGAAAAAGCGAAATGA
- the rplN gene encoding 50S ribosomal protein L14, protein MIQMQTKLEVADNSGAKKVQCIKVLGGSHRRYANIGDIIKISVKDAIPRGRVKKGDVYHAVVVRTKKGVRRPDGSLIRFDTNAAVLLNTQMQPIGTRIFGPVTRELRTERFMKIISLAPEVL, encoded by the coding sequence ATGATCCAGATGCAGACAAAGCTCGAAGTGGCGGATAACAGCGGTGCCAAGAAAGTACAATGCATTAAAGTATTGGGCGGGTCGCATCGACGTTACGCCAATATCGGCGACATCATTAAGATCAGTGTGAAAGACGCAATACCGCGCGGCCGGGTAAAGAAAGGCGATGTTTACCACGCGGTGGTGGTGCGGACCAAAAAGGGGGTTCGTCGCCCCGACGGTTCGCTGATTCGATTCGATACGAATGCGGCGGTGTTGCTTAATACTCAAATGCAGCCCATCGGTACTCGTATTTTTGGACCGGTGACTCGTGAACTCCGGACTGAGCGGTTCATGAAGATCATATCACTGGCTCCGGAAGTACTGTAA
- the rplX gene encoding 50S ribosomal protein L24 yields MRKIKKGDEIIVVAGKDKGKRGTVRRVLENNRLVVEGVNVAKKHQKPMPSRGITGGIVEKEMPIHVSNVAIFNAQTEKADRVGFRFLEDGRKVRFFKSTNEVIDV; encoded by the coding sequence ATGCGTAAAATCAAGAAAGGCGACGAAATCATCGTAGTGGCCGGTAAGGACAAGGGTAAACGCGGAACGGTTCGGCGGGTTCTGGAGAATAATCGCCTGGTCGTGGAAGGCGTGAACGTGGCGAAAAAGCATCAGAAGCCAATGCCGTCGCGTGGGATTACCGGTGGAATTGTCGAAAAGGAAATGCCCATTCACGTTTCCAATGTGGCCATTTTCAATGCCCAGACTGAAAAGGCCGACCGGGTTGGTTTTCGTTTCTTAGAAGATGGCCGCAAGGTGCGTTTTTTCAAATCCACCAACGAAGTGATTGACGTCTAA
- the rplE gene encoding 50S ribosomal protein L5: MAKSRLETEYKERIVPELVKRFGYKSVMQAPQITKITLNMGLGAAVTDKKIIDNALQDLALIAGQKGVVTRARKSIAGFKIREGMPIGCKVTLRRERMYEFLDRLINVSIPRIRDFRGLSPKSFDARGNYTMGVKEQIIFPEIDYDKIDALRGMDITITTSAQTDEEGRALLEMFNFPFRS, translated from the coding sequence ATGGCTAAATCGAGATTAGAAACGGAATACAAAGAACGAATCGTGCCGGAGCTGGTCAAGCGATTCGGCTACAAGTCTGTGATGCAGGCGCCGCAGATCACTAAAATCACCCTCAACATGGGCTTGGGCGCTGCGGTCACCGACAAGAAAATCATCGATAACGCACTTCAAGATTTGGCCTTGATTGCCGGTCAGAAAGGTGTGGTCACACGCGCGCGCAAATCGATCGCGGGTTTCAAGATTCGCGAAGGCATGCCGATCGGCTGCAAAGTGACGTTGCGTCGTGAACGGATGTATGAATTTCTAGATCGTTTGATCAATGTGTCGATTCCCCGAATCAGGGATTTTCGTGGTCTGAGTCCGAAGTCCTTCGACGCGCGCGGCAACTATACAATGGGGGTCAAGGAGCAGATCATTTTCCCGGAAATCGATTACGATAAGATCGACGCGCTGCGGGGAATGGATATTACGATTACTACTAGTGCGCAAACCGATGAAGAAGGGCGCGCACTACTTGAGATGTTTAATTTCCCATTTAGGAGCTGA
- the rpsN gene encoding 30S ribosomal protein S14, whose protein sequence is MAKKSMVAREQRRRKLAAKYAAKRAELRAILKDPEASFEAKMEAQTKLQQLPRDSSPVRVHNRCVLTGRPHGFYRKFGLGRNKLRELAMRGDVPGVTKASW, encoded by the coding sequence ATGGCTAAGAAATCCATGGTTGCGCGGGAACAGCGGCGTCGGAAATTGGCGGCCAAATACGCTGCCAAGCGAGCCGAATTGAGAGCAATCCTGAAGGATCCCGAGGCTTCGTTTGAGGCCAAAATGGAAGCCCAAACGAAGTTGCAGCAACTGCCACGCGATTCCAGTCCGGTGCGGGTGCATAACCGCTGCGTGCTGACCGGTCGTCCCCATGGGTTTTACCGCAAGTTCGGCCTGGGACGGAATAAACTCCGGGAATTGGCGATGCGTGGAGATGTGCCGGGCGTCACCAAAGCAAGCTGGTAA
- the rpsH gene encoding 30S ribosomal protein S8, translated as MSDPIADMLTRIRNAQMVGKATVAMQSSKLKEAICRVLADEGYIEDFGVERDGGKATLTVKLKYFEGQPVIESIQRYSKLGRRIYRGKGELPKVQGGLGVAVVSTSQGVMTDKTARKQGIGGEVICIVS; from the coding sequence ATGAGCGATCCGATCGCGGATATGTTGACGCGCATCCGGAATGCGCAAATGGTCGGTAAAGCGACCGTGGCAATGCAGTCGTCGAAGCTGAAAGAGGCGATTTGCCGGGTGCTTGCGGATGAAGGATACATTGAGGATTTTGGCGTCGAGCGCGACGGCGGAAAAGCGACCTTAACCGTGAAGTTGAAATATTTCGAGGGCCAGCCGGTGATCGAAAGCATTCAACGGTACAGCAAGCTTGGACGTAGGATTTACCGGGGTAAGGGTGAACTGCCCAAGGTGCAAGGTGGACTAGGCGTTGCCGTGGTTTCCACCTCGCAAGGCGTGATGACCGATAAGACTGCGCGTAAGCAGGGAATCGGCGGCGAAGTGATTTGTATCGTTTCCTGA
- the rplF gene encoding 50S ribosomal protein L6, which produces MSRIANKPITIPQGVEVKLQGQDLSVKGAKGNLSWRVHDSVEVQIEDQVIQLQARLNAQQAVAMAGTMRALINNMVTGVSQGFERKLLLQGVGYRAQVQGKKLNLTVGFSHPVVYEAPDGITLEAPSQTEIAVKGADKQKVGQVAAEIRAYRPPEPYKGKGIRYADEHVVRKEAKKK; this is translated from the coding sequence ATGTCCAGAATAGCAAATAAACCAATTACCATTCCCCAAGGGGTGGAAGTAAAACTTCAGGGCCAGGATCTCTCGGTCAAGGGCGCGAAGGGCAATTTATCATGGCGGGTCCACGATTCGGTGGAGGTGCAGATCGAAGATCAGGTGATCCAGCTGCAAGCACGCCTGAATGCCCAGCAGGCCGTGGCGATGGCCGGCACCATGCGGGCGTTGATCAACAATATGGTGACCGGGGTCAGCCAGGGTTTCGAAAGAAAACTGTTACTGCAAGGCGTGGGCTATCGCGCCCAAGTGCAAGGCAAGAAATTGAACTTGACCGTGGGCTTTTCCCACCCGGTGGTTTACGAAGCACCCGACGGAATCACCCTTGAAGCCCCCAGCCAAACGGAAATCGCCGTCAAAGGCGCTGATAAGCAAAAAGTGGGGCAGGTGGCAGCGGAGATTCGCGCCTATCGACCCCCCGAGCCTTACAAGGGCAAAGGGATTCGATATGCTGACGAACATGTAGTCAGGAAAGAAGCGAAGAAGAAATAG
- the rplR gene encoding 50S ribosomal protein L18 has translation MDKKASRMRRAAKSRGRIHRLGVHRLTVHRTPKHIYAQITTADGAKVLASAATVQAEIRGKVKNTGNVEAAQAVGAAIAEQAVSAGIEKVAFDRSGFLFHGRVKALAEAAREGGLRF, from the coding sequence ATGGATAAGAAAGCATCGCGTATGCGGCGTGCGGCGAAGTCCAGAGGACGTATTCACCGCTTGGGCGTTCACCGTTTGACGGTGCATCGGACGCCTAAACATATTTACGCGCAGATTACGACGGCGGATGGTGCCAAAGTATTGGCGAGTGCCGCGACGGTGCAAGCTGAAATTCGGGGTAAGGTTAAAAATACCGGGAATGTCGAGGCTGCCCAGGCGGTGGGTGCGGCGATCGCGGAACAAGCGGTATCCGCCGGTATCGAGAAAGTTGCTTTCGATCGCTCCGGATTTTTGTTTCACGGTCGAGTCAAGGCTTTGGCGGAGGCTGCTCGTGAGGGCGGTTTGAGGTTTTAG
- the rpsE gene encoding 30S ribosomal protein S5: protein MANGTTQTGGELQEKLVAVRRVAKVVKGGRQFGFTALTVVGDGNGRVGYGLSKAREVPVAIQKSMEQARKNMVQVKLRGDTLQYPVTANEGAAKVYIQPAAEGTGIIAGGAMRAVFEAVGVHNVLAKCIGTTNSINVVRATIKCLAEMQDPQYVAAKRGKTVKEILG, encoded by the coding sequence ATGGCAAACGGAACGACGCAGACGGGCGGCGAGCTACAGGAAAAACTGGTTGCGGTACGCCGGGTGGCCAAAGTGGTCAAAGGTGGTCGCCAGTTCGGATTCACCGCGCTGACGGTGGTCGGGGACGGCAATGGGCGAGTCGGGTACGGTTTGAGCAAAGCCCGGGAGGTCCCTGTAGCGATTCAAAAATCGATGGAGCAGGCGCGCAAGAACATGGTCCAGGTGAAACTGCGCGGAGATACGTTGCAGTATCCGGTCACCGCGAACGAAGGTGCGGCCAAGGTTTATATCCAACCCGCCGCCGAGGGGACCGGAATTATTGCCGGTGGCGCCATGCGGGCTGTTTTCGAGGCAGTGGGCGTGCATAACGTATTGGCCAAGTGTATCGGTACGACCAACTCCATCAATGTGGTTCGGGCGACGATCAAGTGTCTTGCGGAAATGCAGGACCCCCAATATGTGGCCGCCAAGCGTGGAAAAACCGTTAAAGAAATCCTGGGCTGA
- the rpmD gene encoding 50S ribosomal protein L30: MAEKKLKITLLRSKIGRLKSHRDCLRGLGLKRIHQTVEREDTPEIRGMINKVAYMLNVEEVG; encoded by the coding sequence ATGGCGGAAAAAAAGCTAAAAATTACCTTGTTACGCAGTAAAATAGGTCGTTTGAAATCGCATCGGGATTGTCTGCGTGGATTGGGGCTCAAGCGCATCCACCAGACCGTCGAACGGGAAGATACTCCCGAGATCCGAGGCATGATCAATAAAGTGGCCTATATGTTGAACGTTGAGGAAGTTGGCTAA